The Argiope bruennichi chromosome 9, qqArgBrue1.1, whole genome shotgun sequence genome contains a region encoding:
- the LOC129983979 gene encoding zinc finger protein 501-like: MLNLFFSGMAFQSIPLGLYPPGRNFEQQEQKPPLNNNQNVPVPPPQPPPPPINGEKSPITALICDQCGKTFADKNSFHQHAQFHSKPFACKVCKKTFNSQGTLTQHMRIHTGERPYICQHCDKKFNQAANLQQHLRIHTGEKPFVCEHCNKCFNQKAILQQHIRIHTGEKPYTCMYCGKKFSQLTILQQHIRIHTGEKPYGCEECGKRFNQKTILDQHIRLHTGEKPFTCPYCGKKFTQMAILHQHVRIHTGEKPYGCERCGEKFSQKAILVQHIRVHTGEKPFPCMYCDKKFSQKAILLQHIRVHTGEKPYGCEHCGKRFRQKTILQQHIRIHTGEKPFVCELCDEKFSQKGNLQKHLRSHSGEKPFVCDHCGLKFTRKVMLDLHIRMSMKGPHTSTDIGKPVSCHFGLSTDNNKQLSKPYIFNAPPSDKPIAKPCHFNLATEKQAAHASLAACVSSAIAQNEWAFPQ, translated from the coding sequence atgctgaatttatttttttccggaATGGCATTCCAGTCCATTCCTCTTGGCTTGTATCCACCGGGCAGGAATTTTGAGCAGCAAGAACAAAAGCCTCctttaaataataatcagaatgTTCCTGTACCTCCTCCCCAACCACCGCCACCACCTATCAATGGTGAAAAGTCTCCAATAACTGCTTTAATTTGTGATCAATGTGGTAAGACATTTGCGGACAAAAACAGTTTTCATCAACATGCCCAGTTTCATTCAAAGCCTTTTGCATGCAAAGTGTGTAAAAAGACATTCAATTCCCAAGGGACTCTCACTCAGCATATGCGCATCCACACTGGGGAGCGCCCTTACATCTGTCAACACTGCGATAAAAAGTTCAACCAGGCGGCTAACCTTCAACAGCATCTTCGGATTCATACGGGAGAAAAGCCTTTCGTCTGTGAACATTGCAACAAGTGTTTCAATCAAAAGGCTATTCTCCAGCAGCACATACGTATTCACACGGGTGAAAAACCCTATACCTGCATGTATTGTGGGAAGAAATTCTCCCAATTGACCATCTTACAGCAGCACATCAGAATCCATACTGGTGAAAAGCCTTACGGATGCGAAGAATGCGGAAAGCGTTTCAACCAGAAAACGATTCTTGATCAACACATACGGCTGCATACTGGAGAGAAGCCTTTCACATGTCCCTACTGTGGGAAGAAGTTCACTCAGATGGCGATCCTCCACCAGCACGTTCGGATCCACACGGGAGAAAAGCCTTACGGCTGCGAGCGCTGCGGTGAGAAGTTCTCCCAGAAGGCCATCCTCGTTCAGCACATTCGGGTTCACACGGGAGAGAAGCCTTTCCCCTGCATGTATTGTGACAAGAAGTTCAGTCAGAAGGCGATACTCCTGCAGCATATCCGGGTGCACACCGGGGAGAAGCCATACGGGTGCGAACACTGCGGGAAGAGGTTTCGTCAGAAAACTATCCTCCAGCAGCACATCCGCATCCACACAGGCGAGAAGCCGTTCGTGTGTGAGCTCTGCGATGAGAAATTCAGCCAGAAGGGGAATCTGCAGAAACACTTGCGCTCTCACTCGGGCGAGAAGCCGTTTGTGTGTGATCACTGCGGACTGAAGTTCACTCGCAAAGTGATGCTGGACCTTCACATACGTATGAGTATGAAGGGACCGCACACCTCCACCGACATCGGCAAACCTGTCTCGTGTCACTTCGGCTTGTCCACCGACAATAACAAACAGCTGAGCAAACCGTATATTTTCAATGCACCTCCAAGTGATAAACCAATTGCTAAGCCATGCCACTTCAATCTGGCAACAGAGAAACAAGCAGCTCATGCTTCTCTTGCGGCTTGTGTTTCGAGTGCCATAGCTCAGAATGAATGGGCTTTTCCACAGTAG